One genomic segment of Panicum virgatum strain AP13 chromosome 2N, P.virgatum_v5, whole genome shotgun sequence includes these proteins:
- the LOC120659608 gene encoding tRNA ligase 1-like isoform X4 translates to MGMYILLWAFLFWGVCFVKLGEKRLLKCKQNSMISLRYSMRNRISISMELVTAVLGDHGQRPKDDYAVVTAVTELGHGKPKFYSTPEVIAFCRKWRLPTNHVWLFSTRKSASSFFAAYDALCEEGTATPVCKALDEIADISVPGSKDHVKVQGEILEGLVARIVTRESSVQMEEVLRKFPQPPLDGVDSDLGPSLREICAANRSDEKQQIKALLDNVGASMCPDHSDWFGNSGLDAQSRNADRSVVTKFLQAHPTDYATKKLQEMIRLMKQRHFSAAFKCYWNYQKIDSLSNDNLYYKMVIHVHNDSVFRRYQQEMRKNQGLWPLYRGFFVDVNLFKATNKKAAELAKDGDALLKNINGALDSNSSAVDGLADEDSNLMVKLKFLTYKLRTFLIRNGLSTLFKDGPSAYRTYYLRQMKNWGTSPSKQKELSKMLDEWAAYIRRKYGNKPLSSSTYLSEAEPFLEQYAKRSPSNQALIGAAGNLVQTENFLAILDAERDEEGDLRVEHGAAPSSPVSTSVDVVPKTEGLIVFFPGIPGCAKSALCKEILNTPGGLGDNRPLHSLMGDLIKGKYWQKVADERKKKPARIILADKNAPNEEVWRQIEDMCGSTKAAAVPVVPDSEGTDSNPFSLDALAVFMFRVLQRVNHPGNLDKSSPNAGYVLLMFYHLYDGKCRREFENELYERFGSLVKMPLLRPDRAPLPDAVKTVLDEGISLFRLHQNRHGRVEPSKGSYAKEWARWEQRLRVTLFGNADYLNSIQVPFESAVKEVLEQLKAVAKGDIKTPDTGKRKFGNIMFAAVRLTPADIVGLLRKVSEKDTAVNTFLNETKLEDSLTKAHVTLAHKRGHGVAALASYGIYQHQEVPVSFNALYYTDKMAALEAQLGAVNGEQITSRNEWPHATLWTAPGVTPKEANMLPQLASEGKATRVPIEPPITISGVLDFY, encoded by the exons ATGGGAATGT ATATACTGCTGTGGGCGTTTTTGTTCTGGGGCGTTTGTTTCGTGAAGCTTGGGGAAAAGAGGCTCCTAAAATGCAAGCAGAATTCAATGATTTCCTTGAGGTATTCAATG AGAAACCGTATAAGCATTTCAATGGAACTTGTGACAGCTGTGTTAGGAGACCATGGGCAAAGGCCTAAGGATGATTATG CTGTAGTTACAGCTGTAACAGAATTGGGCCATGGCAAGCCAAAATTCTATTCTACTCCAGAGGTGATTGCATTTTGTCGGAAGTGGCGCCTACCTACGAACCATGTCTGGCTATTTTCGACAAG GAAATCggcctcttctttctttgctgcttacGATGCATTATGCGAAGAAGGAACTGCAACACCTGTTTGCAAAGCCCTTGATGAAATAGCTGATATATCAGTACCAG GGTCAAAAGATCATGTAAAAGTGCAGGGGGAGATCCTTGAAGGTCTGGTTGCCCGTATTGTGACTCGTGAAAGTTCAGTGCAAATGGAAGAAGTTTTGAGAAAGTTTCCACAGCCTCCGTTAGACGGCG TTGATTCAGATTTAGGACCAAGTTTACGAGAAATATGTGCTGCTAATAGGTCAGATGAAAAGCAG CAAATTAAAGCACTTCTGGATAATGTTGGAGCTTCAATGTGTCCAGACCATTCAGATTGGTTTGGAAATAGTGGACTTGATGCTCAATCGCGAAATGCTGATCGATCCGTTGTCACTAAATTTTTGCAAGCACATCCTACAGACTACGCAACTAAGAAACTACAG GAGATGATTCGCTTGATGAAGCAGAGGCACTTCTCAGCAGCTTTCAAATGTTACTGGAATTACCAAAAAATTGATTCTCTCTCAAATGACAATTTATATTACAAGATGGTTATACATGTGCATAATGATTCTGTTTTTAGACGTTATCAGCAAGAGATGAG GAAAAACCAAGGGTTGTGGCCTCTATATAGAG GTTTCTTTGTTGATGTGAACCTGTTCAAAGCGACGAATAAGAAGGCGGCTGAACTTGCCAAAGATGGTGATGCTTTACTGAAAAATATCAATGGTGCCTTGGATTCAAATTCTTCAGCTGTGGATGGTCTGGCTGATGAGGATTCCAATCTAATGGTTAAGCTAAAATTCTTGACATATAAG TTACGGACATTCTTAATTCGTAATGGTCTTTCTACCCTTTTCAAAGATGGACCATCAGCTTATAGAACTTATTACTTAAG GCAAATGAAGAATTGGGGTACATCACCAAGCAAACAGAAAGAACTTAGCAAAATGTTGGATGAATG GGCTGCCTACATTAGAAGGAAGTATGGGAATAAGCCACTGTCTTCCTCAACATATCTTAGTGAAGCAGAGCCTTTCCTCGAACAATATGCTAAACGCAGCCCTTCAAACCAAGCTTTGATTGGGGCTGCTGGTAACCTAGTGCAGACAGAAAATTTCTTGGCCATACTAGATGCAGAGAGAGATGAAGAGGGTGATCTTCGGGTAGAACATGGGGCAGCACCTTCTAGTCCTGTGTCAACGTCTGTTGATGTGGTTCCCAAAACAGAGGGCCTTATTGTCTTCTTTCCGG GTATACCTGGTTGTGCAAAGTCTGCTCTATGTAAGGAAATATTAAATACACCTGGTGGACTTGGTGATAATCGTCCTCTTCATAGTTTGATGGGAGATCTTATTAAAG GAAAATACTGGCAAAAGGTTGCGGATGAGCGAAAAAAGAAACCAGCTAGAATAATCCTTGCTGacaaaaatgcaccaaacgaaGAAGTGTGGAGGCAG ATTGAGGACATGTGTGGGTCCACAAAGGCAGCTGCAGTTCCTGTGGTGCCAGACTCTGAAG GCACTGATTCAAATCCTTTTTCTCTTGATGctcttgctgttttcatgtTTCGTGTTCTCCAGCGGGTCAATCATCCG GGAAATCTGGACAAGTCATCACCCAACGCGGGTTATGTTTTGCTAATGTTTTATCACCTATATGATGGCAAG TGTCGAAGAGAATTTGAAAATGAACTGTATGAGCGTTTTGGCTCCCTGGTCAAGATGCCTCTCTTGAGGCCAGACAG AGCTCCATTGCCAGATGCTGTGAAAACTGTGCTTGATGAGGGGATTAGCTTGTTCAGATTGCATCAGAACAGGCATGGAAG AGTGGAGCCATCAAAAGGTTCATATGCTAAAGAATGGGCGCGGTGGGAGCAAAGGTTGCGTGTGACCTTGTTTGGGAATGCTGATTATCTTAATTCCATCCAG GTCCCGTTTGAGTCTGCTGTGAAAGAAGTACTGGAACAGTTAAAGGCTGTAGCAAAAGGTGATATCAAAACACCTGACACTGGGAAGCGGAAGTTTGGCAATATCATGTTTGCTGCTGTTAGATTAACACCAGCTGATATAGTGGGCCTCCTCCGTAAG GTGTCAGAGAAGGACACAGCCGTCAACACTTTCCTCAACGAGACCAAACTGGAAGACAGCCTAACCAAGGCTCACGTGACCCTCGCCCACAAACGAGGCCATGGCGTGGCTGCATTGGCAAGCTACGGCATCTACCAGCACCAGGAGGTCCCCGTGTCCTTCAACGCCCTGTACTACACAGACAAGATGGCCGCTCTGGAGGCGCAGCTCGGTGCCGTGAACGGCGAGCAGATCACGTCCAGGAACGAGTGGCCACACGCCACCCTGTGGACGGCTCCGGGCGTCACGCCGAAGGAGGCCAACATGCTGCCGCAGCTGGCCTCGGAAGGAAAAGCGACGCGGGTGCCGATCGAGCCTCCCATCACCATATCTGGGGTGCTGGACTTCTACTGA